The following proteins are co-located in the Myxococcus fulvus genome:
- a CDS encoding aminotransferase class I/II-fold pyridoxal phosphate-dependent enzyme: MRIPDFKLERYFARWEFAAPYTLCSSDIEGWRMKELLALADPDALGRWEALTLGYTEAPGLPALRDEIARLYPGLSPDEVLTFAGAEEAVFILMNVLLGAGDHAVVTWPGYQSLYEVARATGADVTLLPLREEDGWAFDVEALRRALTPSTKLVVVNFPHNPTGALPDRATFQALCALCDERGIHLLSDEVYRLLEHDASALLPAAVSLSPRAFSLGVMSKAFGLAGLRVGWLACRDVDVLRRCMAYKDYTTICNSAPSEVLSLIALRAKERVLARSRALLASNLALLDAFFARHADTFHWVRPRAGSVAFPRLLREEPVARFTDALVQREGVLLLPGDVYDFPGNHFRLGLGRTSLPEALSRLERFVSDTR; encoded by the coding sequence ATGCGCATCCCCGATTTCAAGCTGGAGCGGTACTTCGCGCGCTGGGAGTTCGCCGCGCCCTACACGCTGTGCTCCTCCGACATCGAGGGCTGGAGGATGAAGGAGCTGCTGGCGCTCGCCGATCCGGACGCGCTGGGGCGCTGGGAGGCGCTCACGCTCGGCTACACGGAGGCCCCGGGGCTGCCCGCGCTGCGCGACGAAATCGCCAGGCTCTACCCGGGCCTGTCGCCGGACGAGGTGCTCACATTCGCGGGCGCCGAGGAGGCGGTGTTCATCCTGATGAACGTGCTCCTGGGCGCAGGCGACCACGCCGTCGTCACCTGGCCGGGCTACCAGTCGTTGTACGAGGTGGCGCGCGCCACCGGCGCCGACGTGACGCTGCTGCCCTTGCGCGAGGAGGACGGCTGGGCGTTCGATGTGGAGGCGCTTCGCCGCGCGCTCACGCCGAGCACGAAGCTGGTGGTGGTGAACTTCCCCCACAACCCCACCGGCGCGCTGCCGGACCGGGCCACGTTCCAGGCGCTGTGCGCGCTGTGCGACGAGCGCGGCATCCACCTGCTCTCCGACGAGGTGTACCGGCTCCTGGAGCACGACGCGTCGGCACTGCTGCCCGCCGCCGTGTCGCTGTCGCCGCGCGCCTTCAGCCTGGGCGTCATGTCCAAGGCCTTCGGCCTCGCCGGGCTGCGGGTGGGGTGGCTCGCCTGCCGCGACGTGGACGTGCTGCGCCGGTGCATGGCGTACAAGGACTACACGACCATCTGCAACAGCGCCCCCAGCGAGGTGCTCTCCCTCATCGCCCTGCGCGCGAAGGAGCGCGTGCTGGCGCGGAGCCGCGCGCTGCTCGCCTCGAACCTGGCCCTGCTGGACGCCTTCTTCGCGCGCCACGCGGACACGTTCCACTGGGTGCGTCCGCGCGCCGGCAGCGTCGCCTTCCCACGGCTGCTGCGCGAGGAGCCCGTGGCCCGCTTCACCGACGCGCTCGTCCAGCGCGAGGGCGTGCTGCTGCTCCCCGGTGACGTCTATGACTTCCCAGGCAATCACTTTCGCCTGGGCCTGGGCCGCACCAGCCTGCCCGAAGCCTTGTCACGCCTGGAGCGCTTCGTCTCCGACACCCGGTGA
- a CDS encoding choice-of-anchor X domain-containing protein produces MMPARPESARVSLPRRLGWGFVVIALALGGAAWWRWSVRSGQGDAGVASASSQAAWRGSPAGPGARMERIGDGVGLAQGPSPNAQGTHVSVVNLEQRERLARREMWAERLARAKETLESYVASTRYPPQSRSIRDHPDQVVLAEPERTRPLSREHTDVQLRLKQDRVFVVGDEVVLFSVSCEDAHRAPRPCEVLSATAREADHMPGAGGMPAVPVAFTDDGAAGDALAGDGVFTGRFQPSKQGFPLYSGTLRVDAQVRSGRAEGSAFLDILYTPTPPAVLTGKVREVVEDGSLSLYLGIEVRKAGRYVVAGRLDDERGEPFAHVSFNEELKEGAREVKLSVFGKLVLDDAPTFPLQLRDVEGFLLKESGDPDRELMATQRGYLHTTQVYPSSVFSPSEWQGEQRLRYIDEYQRQVDEAQRQYDSTFEGPSEKRP; encoded by the coding sequence ATGATGCCCGCCCGCCCTGAGTCCGCTCGTGTCTCCCTCCCGCGCCGTCTGGGGTGGGGCTTCGTGGTGATTGCGTTGGCCCTCGGGGGCGCGGCGTGGTGGCGATGGAGCGTGAGGTCCGGCCAGGGGGACGCGGGCGTGGCGTCCGCCTCCTCGCAAGCCGCCTGGAGGGGCTCGCCGGCCGGCCCTGGGGCCAGGATGGAGCGCATCGGTGACGGCGTGGGGTTGGCGCAGGGGCCGTCGCCGAATGCCCAGGGCACGCACGTGTCGGTGGTGAACCTGGAGCAGCGCGAGCGCCTGGCCCGGCGGGAGATGTGGGCCGAGCGACTGGCGCGGGCGAAGGAGACGCTGGAGTCGTACGTGGCCTCCACGCGTTATCCGCCGCAGTCCCGCTCCATCCGCGACCATCCGGATCAGGTGGTGCTCGCCGAGCCGGAGCGCACGCGTCCGCTGAGCCGTGAGCACACCGACGTGCAGCTGCGGCTCAAGCAGGACCGGGTGTTCGTGGTGGGCGACGAGGTGGTGCTCTTCTCCGTCTCGTGCGAGGACGCGCACCGCGCGCCGAGGCCGTGCGAGGTGCTGTCCGCCACCGCGCGCGAGGCCGACCACATGCCGGGCGCGGGGGGCATGCCCGCGGTGCCGGTGGCCTTCACGGATGACGGCGCGGCGGGTGACGCGCTCGCGGGGGATGGCGTCTTCACGGGGCGCTTCCAGCCGTCGAAGCAGGGCTTCCCGCTGTACTCGGGCACGCTGCGCGTGGACGCGCAGGTGCGCTCGGGGCGCGCGGAGGGGTCGGCGTTCCTGGACATCCTCTACACGCCGACGCCGCCCGCGGTGCTCACGGGCAAGGTGCGCGAGGTGGTGGAGGATGGCTCGCTGTCGCTGTATCTGGGCATCGAGGTGCGCAAGGCGGGGCGGTACGTCGTCGCGGGTCGTCTGGACGACGAGCGCGGCGAGCCCTTCGCGCACGTGTCCTTCAACGAGGAGCTGAAGGAGGGCGCGCGGGAGGTGAAGCTGAGCGTCTTCGGCAAGCTCGTGCTCGACGACGCGCCCACGTTCCCGCTGCAGCTGCGCGACGTGGAGGGCTTCCTGCTCAAGGAGTCCGGAGACCCGGACCGCGAGCTGATGGCCACGCAGCGCGGCTATCTGCACACCACCCAGGTGTATCCGTCGTCCGTGTTCTCTCCCTCGGAATGGCAGGGTGAGCAGCGCCTGCGCTACATCGACGAGTACCAGCGCCAGGTGGACGAGGCCCAGCGGCAGTACGACTCCACCTTCGAGGGGCCGAGCGAGAAGCGGCCTTGA